In a single window of the Deinococcus aerophilus genome:
- the accC gene encoding acetyl-CoA carboxylase biotin carboxylase subunit, translating into MFKKILIANRGEIALRVIRTARELGVQTVVVYSTADEKSLPVLLADESVCVGPPASNASYLNIPNILSAALMTGAEAIHPGYGFMAENPDFAEMCREHGLVFIGPTPESMRALGSKAGGREIAAASKVPVVPGTGVLQDLDAAILAAKQIGYPVLLKASAGGGGRGQKVIRTQDELKKGFDQAREEARLYFSDPALIMEKFLEEFRHVEVQVMGDGTGHVIHIGERDCSIQRRNQKLIEEAPSTLPDSLRQEILAAGVRLAQHVNYAGAGTLEFIVDRDGNYYFMEMNTRIQVEHCVSEMISGLDLVRMQLEIASGHGLKLKQEDVKLRGHAIECRLNAEDPDKDFRPAAGKIDDVHFAGGPGVRVDSHAYTGYVIPPHYDSLIGKLIVHHDDRAEAIARMKRALEETVIQGPKTTIPLYIKIMDNPFYKRGAVMTNFLKTRMDM; encoded by the coding sequence CGGTCCTGCTTGCCGACGAATCGGTGTGCGTGGGCCCGCCCGCCAGCAACGCCTCGTACCTGAACATTCCCAACATCCTCTCGGCGGCGCTGATGACCGGCGCCGAGGCAATTCACCCCGGCTACGGCTTCATGGCCGAGAACCCTGATTTTGCCGAGATGTGCCGTGAACATGGGCTGGTCTTCATTGGCCCCACGCCCGAGAGCATGCGCGCCCTGGGCAGCAAGGCGGGCGGCCGGGAGATCGCCGCCGCCTCCAAGGTGCCGGTGGTGCCGGGGACCGGCGTGCTTCAGGACCTGGACGCCGCCATCCTGGCCGCCAAGCAGATCGGCTATCCGGTGCTGCTCAAAGCCAGTGCCGGCGGCGGCGGGCGCGGTCAGAAGGTCATCCGTACCCAGGACGAGCTCAAGAAGGGCTTCGATCAGGCCCGCGAGGAAGCCCGGCTGTACTTCAGCGACCCGGCGCTGATCATGGAGAAGTTCCTGGAGGAATTCCGGCACGTGGAGGTGCAGGTGATGGGCGACGGCACCGGCCACGTCATCCACATCGGCGAGCGTGACTGTTCCATCCAGCGGCGCAACCAGAAGCTGATCGAGGAGGCGCCCAGCACCCTGCCCGACAGCCTGCGTCAGGAGATCCTGGCGGCGGGCGTGCGGCTCGCGCAGCACGTCAACTACGCCGGGGCGGGAACGCTGGAATTCATCGTGGACCGCGACGGCAACTACTACTTCATGGAGATGAACACCCGCATTCAGGTCGAGCACTGCGTCAGTGAAATGATCAGCGGCCTCGATCTGGTGCGCATGCAGCTGGAGATCGCCTCGGGTCACGGCCTGAAGCTCAAGCAGGAAGACGTGAAACTGCGCGGCCACGCCATCGAATGCCGCCTGAACGCCGAGGACCCCGACAAGGACTTCCGGCCGGCGGCGGGCAAGATCGACGACGTGCATTTTGCGGGCGGCCCCGGCGTGCGGGTGGACAGCCACGCGTATACCGGCTACGTGATCCCACCGCACTACGACAGCCTGATCGGCAAGCTGATCGTGCACCATGACGACCGCGCCGAGGCGATTGCCCGCATGAAGCGCGCCCTGGAAGAAACCGTGATCCAGGGTCCCAAAACCACCATTCCGCTGTACATCAAGATCATGGACAACCCCTTTTACAAGCGGGGCGCGGTCATGACCAACTTCCTGAAAACGCGCATGGACATGTAG